In Thermotoga sp. Ku-13t, one genomic interval encodes:
- a CDS encoding ABC transporter permease subunit: MQWTLRIITYTVFAITVLTLAIIVASGLPHFFKPGFFTQWPRRAMSEGGIFPMLIGSLTLMVLVFAVSIPIGLIGTIFLSEIAPRKLSMVLQSLAATMNSVPSIVYGVFGLSFFCVRLSLGTSLISASLTLSTMSIPFFMNSAVEFLRAVPKELREGVIALGASKLQATLMVLRASRNGVLTSLILTLGRAFSETAPILVTGAVFYTTKLPSKLTDPVMTLPTSIYAIVMNLGEESQWMAKGMASLMVLITIGVYFFVQLMRRNQRE, encoded by the coding sequence TTGCAATGGACTCTCAGGATCATCACCTACACCGTTTTCGCGATCACGGTACTCACACTCGCGATCATAGTTGCGTCAGGTCTTCCGCACTTTTTCAAACCCGGCTTCTTCACACAATGGCCTAGGCGGGCGATGAGCGAAGGCGGAATCTTTCCGATGTTGATCGGTTCGCTCACACTCATGGTGCTTGTGTTCGCAGTTTCGATCCCTATCGGATTGATAGGAACCATATTCCTGAGCGAGATAGCACCAAGGAAGCTGTCCATGGTTCTTCAATCCCTTGCAGCCACAATGAACAGCGTCCCATCGATCGTCTACGGTGTCTTCGGGCTTTCTTTCTTCTGCGTGAGACTCTCGCTGGGTACTTCTCTGATCTCCGCATCGCTGACACTTTCAACCATGTCGATACCCTTCTTCATGAACAGTGCGGTGGAATTTCTCAGGGCCGTACCGAAGGAACTGAGAGAAGGCGTGATAGCACTCGGTGCAAGCAAACTTCAAGCCACACTGATGGTTCTCCGGGCGAGCAGAAACGGTGTACTGACGAGTTTGATCCTCACGCTCGGCAGGGCCTTCAGTGAGACTGCGCCCATTTTGGTTACCGGAGCCGTTTTCTATACGACAAAGCTTCCCAGCAAACTAACAGATCCAGTCATGACGCTTCCAACCAGTATCTACGCGATCGTCATGAACCTTGGGGAGGAGTCTCAGTGGATGGCCAAAGGTATGGCGAGTTTGATGGTGCTGATCACGATTGGTGTGTATTTCTTCGTCCAGTTGATGAGGAGGAATCAACGTGAGTGA